The following proteins come from a genomic window of Geothrix edaphica:
- a CDS encoding glycosyltransferase family 9 protein → MAVIPDHATWVRFPRFVGDAAMQLPVLRLLREIDAGPLVVWGPKTTVGLVADTWFCDAALPDEGKPGPFELARILRQHRAARSIHFPKSLRPALAAWLARVPERIGVDESLAGLFNTHSGPFWEAEGPFLLRYHAVLKRRWPDLPPMPYADFDPQVAIDKPSERYLCLMPGSTWPSKAWPVAHYRALLLKARSEGFAVAVLGSPDEAPTCAVVAGTEGIDLCGKTTLKEAAAWMRGAAAVLGNDSGLSHLAAATGAPALALYGATDPGGSTPWGPRSRGLRKEGIPCAPCFKRDCFTPGHPCLAEIGPDQVWAELRSLISG, encoded by the coding sequence ATGGCTGTGATCCCCGACCATGCCACCTGGGTGCGCTTCCCGCGGTTCGTGGGGGACGCCGCCATGCAGCTGCCCGTGCTGCGCCTGCTGCGGGAGATCGACGCGGGCCCCCTCGTCGTCTGGGGTCCGAAGACCACCGTGGGCCTGGTGGCGGACACGTGGTTCTGCGACGCGGCCCTGCCGGACGAAGGCAAGCCCGGCCCCTTCGAGCTGGCGCGCATCCTGCGGCAGCACCGGGCCGCGCGCAGCATCCACTTCCCCAAGTCCCTGCGGCCCGCGCTGGCCGCCTGGCTGGCCCGGGTGCCCGAGCGCATCGGCGTGGACGAGAGCCTGGCCGGCCTCTTCAACACCCACAGCGGCCCCTTCTGGGAGGCCGAGGGCCCCTTCCTGCTCCGCTACCACGCGGTGCTGAAGCGGCGCTGGCCGGACCTGCCCCCCATGCCCTACGCGGACTTCGATCCGCAGGTGGCCATCGACAAGCCGTCGGAGCGCTACCTCTGCCTCATGCCCGGCTCCACCTGGCCCTCCAAGGCCTGGCCCGTGGCGCACTACCGGGCCCTGCTGCTGAAGGCCCGGTCCGAGGGCTTCGCCGTGGCCGTGCTGGGCTCCCCGGACGAGGCCCCCACCTGCGCCGTGGTGGCGGGGACCGAGGGTATCGACCTCTGCGGGAAGACAACCCTCAAGGAGGCTGCGGCCTGGATGCGCGGGGCGGCGGCGGTCCTGGGCAACGACTCGGGCCTCAGCCACCTGGCCGCCGCCACCGGCGCGCCGGCGCTGGCCCTCTATGGCGCCACGGACCCGGGCGGGTCCACCCCCTGGGGCCCCAGGAGCCGCGGCTTGCGCAAGGAGGGCATCCCCTGCGCCCCCTGCTTCAAGCGGGACTGCTTCACGCCGGGGCACCCCTGCCTGGCGGAGATCGGGCCCGACCAGGTGTGGGCGGAGCTGCGGAGCCTCATCTCCGGCTAG
- a CDS encoding DUF1573 domain-containing protein, with the protein MLRRLLFACAAATLMAQAPVISFDKTHYDFGRITPDRKVAAKYRVTNTGNAVLSITQVRPSCGCTATVIGKWSIAPGESTDLEATFDPRGLKGGVRKSIEVVCNDPKTPATSLTLEAEVVQEIMPSVESVYFHHVPKAATTRSSVRYASGNGEPVQIVDVKAPGAPFLAFAFRQEGKDVVMEVAFDGRKVPAGRFRGVEQATVHFTNPRMNQLALNIQWELKPAVQATPAELVFQDAPGRELRQKLVLKQGEGRAFRVTGSRCSLAGVRVEGLGQKAASQDLSVVLPAALKAGRYSEVLSLTTDDPDQPELTIRLAAILK; encoded by the coding sequence ATGCTCCGCCGCCTCCTCTTCGCCTGCGCCGCCGCCACCCTCATGGCCCAGGCCCCCGTCATCAGCTTCGACAAGACCCACTACGACTTCGGCCGCATCACGCCGGACCGGAAGGTGGCCGCCAAGTACCGCGTCACCAACACGGGCAACGCCGTCCTCAGCATCACCCAGGTGCGGCCCAGCTGCGGCTGCACGGCCACGGTGATCGGCAAGTGGTCCATCGCCCCCGGGGAGAGCACGGACCTCGAGGCCACCTTCGACCCCCGGGGCCTCAAGGGGGGCGTGCGCAAGTCCATCGAGGTGGTCTGCAACGACCCGAAGACCCCGGCCACCAGCCTGACCCTCGAGGCGGAGGTGGTGCAGGAGATCATGCCCTCCGTGGAATCCGTCTACTTCCACCACGTCCCCAAGGCCGCCACCACGCGCAGCAGTGTCCGTTACGCCAGCGGCAACGGCGAGCCGGTCCAGATCGTGGACGTGAAGGCCCCCGGCGCCCCCTTCCTCGCCTTCGCCTTCCGGCAGGAGGGCAAGGACGTGGTCATGGAAGTGGCCTTCGACGGCCGGAAGGTGCCCGCCGGCCGGTTCCGCGGCGTCGAGCAGGCCACGGTGCACTTCACGAACCCCCGCATGAACCAGCTGGCCCTGAACATCCAGTGGGAGCTGAAGCCCGCGGTCCAGGCCACCCCCGCCGAGCTGGTGTTCCAGGATGCCCCCGGCCGCGAGCTGCGGCAGAAGCTCGTCCTCAAGCAGGGGGAAGGCCGCGCCTTCCGCGTCACCGGGAGCCGCTGCTCTCTCGCGGGCGTGCGGGTGGAGGGGCTGGGCCAGAAGGCCGCCTCGCAGGACCTGTCCGTGGTGCTGCCCGCGGCCCTGAAGGCCGGCCGGTACAGCGAGGTGCTGTCCCTGACCACCGATGATCCGGATCAGCCCGAATTGACGATCCGCCTGGCCGCCATCTTGAAATAA
- the rfaD gene encoding ADP-glyceromanno-heptose 6-epimerase yields MFIVTGGAGFVGSNLVRELNRRGHTDILVVDNLARAEKARNLADLTLSDYMDKREFRARLDAGTLDLRPEAVFHNGACSDTMETDGRYMMENNFGDSKALLHWCLARKAPLVYASSAATYGASTDFEPVPRNEGPLNVYGYSKLAFDQHVRSLLPAIQSPVVGLRYFNVFGPREDHKGRMMSVLHQLLRQLKEGGVCRLFEGTEGYANGEQHRDFIFVGDVVAINLHFGGGGMAKGIVNAGTGKARSFNDIAQTLITHLGQGRIEYIPFPEALHGKYQSFTQADVRSLRAAGYTAPFTELEAGIAATLAEI; encoded by the coding sequence ATGTTCATCGTCACGGGCGGCGCGGGATTCGTGGGCAGCAACCTGGTGCGGGAGCTGAACCGCCGCGGGCACACGGACATCCTCGTGGTGGACAACCTGGCCCGGGCGGAGAAGGCGCGCAACCTGGCGGACCTGACCCTCTCGGACTACATGGACAAGCGGGAGTTCCGGGCCCGCCTGGACGCGGGGACGCTGGACCTGCGCCCCGAGGCCGTGTTCCACAACGGCGCCTGCTCCGACACCATGGAGACCGACGGCCGCTACATGATGGAGAACAACTTCGGTGATTCGAAGGCCCTGCTCCACTGGTGCCTGGCCCGGAAGGCCCCCCTGGTCTACGCCAGCAGCGCGGCCACCTACGGCGCCAGCACCGACTTCGAGCCCGTGCCCCGCAACGAGGGGCCCCTCAACGTGTACGGCTACTCCAAGCTGGCCTTCGACCAGCACGTGCGGAGCCTCCTGCCGGCCATCCAGAGCCCCGTGGTGGGCCTGCGCTACTTCAACGTCTTCGGGCCGCGCGAGGACCACAAGGGCCGCATGATGTCCGTGCTCCACCAGCTGCTGCGCCAGCTGAAGGAGGGTGGCGTCTGCCGCCTCTTCGAGGGCACGGAGGGGTACGCCAACGGCGAGCAGCACCGGGACTTCATCTTCGTGGGCGACGTCGTGGCCATCAACCTGCACTTCGGCGGGGGGGGCATGGCGAAGGGCATCGTCAACGCCGGCACCGGGAAGGCCCGTAGCTTCAACGACATCGCCCAGACCCTCATCACCCACCTGGGCCAGGGGCGCATCGAGTACATCCCCTTCCCCGAGGCCCTGCACGGCAAGTACCAGAGCTTCACCCAGGCGGACGTGCGCAGCCTGCGGGCGGCCGGCTACACGGCCCCATTCACAGAGCTGGAGGCCGGCATCGCGGCCACCCTGGCGGAGATCTAG
- a CDS encoding glycosyltransferase family 4 protein, with protein sequence MKHVVFAHRKLSFGGGERVLLEQVAALAGLPVKVSVLFRKEPGKRDIEPELHERNPNVAEVLHLPGAVGAFRWLRQTRPDLLVLCNHKGVQRALPWLARFGVRIPTVLTLHEHYERHLRKYRGVRDLVDRWLCTYDFTAAVREHLSQAPCSIIHPLYPRPEARPVDAGERRAARLALGLPEAGLVVGYVGQIDGRKDPVSVLRFAESLPGAALLFAGREEPATAATLQAALEASPLKERTRRLGPLPDLGPAFAALDLYVMTSRNEGFFPLALIEALERGVPVLAPTVGGIGSVLKDGEGGFLIQKPDDRRPIDEGLLRQAAARIAPLLADPAAWEAQRAKAHAFGTALTRDYDASARFREAVAPWL encoded by the coding sequence GTGAAGCACGTCGTGTTCGCGCACCGGAAGCTGTCCTTCGGGGGGGGCGAGCGGGTGCTCCTGGAGCAGGTGGCCGCACTGGCGGGCCTGCCGGTGAAGGTTTCCGTGCTCTTCCGGAAGGAACCCGGCAAGCGCGACATCGAGCCCGAGCTGCACGAGCGCAACCCGAACGTGGCCGAGGTGCTGCACCTCCCAGGGGCCGTGGGCGCCTTCCGCTGGCTGCGCCAGACGCGGCCCGATCTGCTGGTCCTCTGCAACCACAAGGGCGTGCAGCGGGCCCTGCCCTGGCTGGCGCGCTTCGGCGTGCGGATCCCCACGGTGCTCACCCTCCACGAGCACTACGAGCGCCACCTGCGGAAGTACCGCGGCGTGCGCGACCTCGTGGACCGCTGGCTCTGCACCTACGACTTCACCGCCGCCGTGCGGGAGCACCTCAGCCAGGCTCCCTGCAGCATCATCCACCCCCTGTACCCGCGCCCCGAGGCCCGGCCCGTGGACGCCGGGGAGCGCCGGGCGGCCCGCCTCGCCCTTGGCCTGCCCGAGGCAGGGCTCGTCGTGGGCTACGTGGGCCAGATCGACGGCCGCAAGGATCCCGTCTCCGTGCTGCGCTTCGCCGAGAGCCTGCCCGGCGCCGCCCTGCTGTTCGCGGGCCGGGAGGAACCGGCCACCGCCGCCACCCTCCAGGCGGCCCTGGAGGCCTCCCCCCTGAAGGAGCGCACCCGCCGTCTCGGCCCCCTGCCCGACCTGGGCCCCGCCTTCGCCGCCCTCGACCTCTATGTCATGACCAGCCGCAACGAGGGCTTCTTCCCCCTCGCCCTCATCGAGGCCCTGGAGCGCGGCGTGCCCGTGCTGGCGCCCACGGTGGGGGGCATCGGGTCCGTGCTGAAGGACGGGGAGGGCGGCTTCCTCATCCAGAAGCCCGACGACCGGCGCCCCATCGACGAGGGCCTGCTGCGCCAGGCCGCCGCCCGGATCGCCCCCCTGCTGGCGGACCCCGCGGCCTGGGAGGCCCAACGGGCCAAGGCCCACGCCTTCGGCACGGCCCTCACCCGGGACTACGACGCCTCGGCGAGGTTCCGCGAGGCGGTGGCGCCATGGCTGTGA
- a CDS encoding PP2C family protein-serine/threonine phosphatase — protein sequence MAKGVVLVVDDEAPIRDILSFYLKRAGYQVLTAGHGVEALGEMGRLKPDLIISDLRMPEMSGDELCKRVKSDPATQDIYFIILSALDGTASRIGSLTLGADDMIPKPFHAQEVLAKVDSTFRLIGMQKEIKRQNKELTTFQERVREEMELAAALQMGLLPKLPGEGAGVHYTHCYLPAAGIGGDIYAVLPLADGATAMMIADVSGHGVTAALISAMVKTSFENQVRLGGEPLTWALGMNEDLCRSTLAEQFATAWLGRLDPAADRICYVAAGHCAPLRIVKGSRGGLQRSEVLRGKGFMLGLDAQLPFMEHEAEFLPEDRLVLYTDGLVEVEREDRTMLEEAGLRRICAELPAGAEEAAASVIAQARAFNAPAPFVDDVTLVILDRKA from the coding sequence ATGGCCAAGGGCGTAGTCCTGGTGGTGGATGATGAAGCGCCCATCCGGGATATCCTCAGCTTCTACCTCAAGCGGGCGGGCTACCAGGTCCTGACTGCGGGCCACGGCGTCGAGGCGCTCGGGGAGATGGGGCGGCTGAAGCCCGACCTCATCATCTCGGATCTGCGCATGCCGGAGATGTCCGGCGATGAGCTCTGCAAGCGGGTCAAGAGCGATCCCGCCACCCAGGACATCTACTTCATCATCCTGTCCGCCCTGGACGGCACGGCCTCGCGCATCGGCAGCCTGACCCTGGGCGCCGACGACATGATCCCCAAGCCCTTCCATGCCCAGGAGGTGCTGGCCAAGGTGGACTCCACCTTCCGCCTCATCGGGATGCAGAAGGAGATCAAGCGCCAGAACAAGGAACTGACAACCTTCCAGGAGCGCGTGCGCGAGGAGATGGAGCTCGCGGCGGCCCTCCAGATGGGCCTGCTGCCCAAGCTTCCCGGCGAGGGGGCGGGCGTGCACTACACCCACTGCTACCTTCCGGCCGCGGGCATCGGCGGGGACATCTACGCGGTCCTGCCGCTGGCGGATGGCGCCACGGCCATGATGATCGCGGACGTGAGCGGTCATGGCGTCACCGCTGCGCTCATCTCGGCCATGGTGAAGACCTCCTTCGAGAACCAGGTGCGGCTGGGCGGTGAGCCGCTGACCTGGGCCCTGGGGATGAACGAGGACCTCTGCCGCTCGACGCTGGCCGAGCAGTTCGCCACCGCCTGGCTGGGCCGCCTGGACCCCGCCGCGGATCGCATCTGCTATGTGGCGGCCGGGCACTGCGCGCCGCTGCGCATCGTGAAGGGCTCCCGGGGCGGACTTCAGCGGTCCGAGGTCCTGCGGGGCAAGGGCTTCATGCTGGGGCTGGACGCCCAGCTGCCGTTCATGGAGCACGAAGCGGAGTTCCTGCCCGAGGACCGCCTGGTGCTGTACACGGATGGCCTGGTGGAGGTGGAGCGCGAGGATCGCACCATGCTCGAGGAGGCGGGCCTGCGCCGCATCTGCGCGGAGCTCCCTGCCGGGGCCGAGGAGGCCGCGGCCTCCGTCATCGCCCAGGCCCGCGCCTTCAATGCCCCCGCGCCCTTCGTGGACGACGTGACCCTGGTGATCCTGGACCGGAAGGCCTAG
- a CDS encoding DMT family transporter, producing the protein MPESRRSHLFAVFAMAAIAAIWGGGFPATKYCLQAGLSVGALLTLRFAIGAAGLGLMMLLLRVPVRRRDALDGLWLGLVLATLFWLQTDGLRFTSTSKSGFITGLYVIFTPLVALLAGDRLRPSHGLAALVALTGLALLVHEPGAAWGGWNRGDSETLLAAVLCGFHIVMTAHFSRRSSGWVLAFMQVAVTGAISLIVTLALPAPHGFQGASAALARGGTWVALGFMGLLATTLAFYVQSTMQARLGATESAILFSLEPVWTAGIAVSGVVPGVLEHLGPVQLAGGLLILAATFVAELGPRLLKRLQRPEPEEAIG; encoded by the coding sequence ATGCCGGAGTCCCGCAGGTCCCACCTCTTCGCCGTCTTCGCCATGGCGGCCATTGCGGCCATCTGGGGAGGCGGCTTCCCCGCCACCAAGTACTGCCTCCAGGCCGGCCTGTCCGTGGGAGCGCTGCTCACCCTCCGGTTCGCCATCGGCGCCGCGGGCCTGGGCCTGATGATGCTGCTGCTCCGGGTGCCCGTCCGGCGGCGGGATGCCCTGGACGGCCTCTGGCTGGGACTGGTGCTGGCCACGCTGTTCTGGCTGCAGACCGATGGCCTCCGCTTCACCTCCACCTCGAAGTCCGGGTTCATCACGGGGCTCTATGTGATCTTCACGCCCCTGGTGGCCCTGCTGGCGGGCGACCGCCTGCGGCCCTCCCACGGCCTGGCCGCCCTGGTGGCCCTGACAGGGCTCGCCCTGCTGGTCCACGAGCCCGGGGCGGCCTGGGGCGGCTGGAACCGCGGCGATTCGGAGACCCTGCTGGCGGCCGTGCTCTGCGGGTTCCACATCGTGATGACGGCGCACTTCTCCCGCCGCTCGTCGGGGTGGGTGCTGGCCTTCATGCAGGTGGCGGTCACCGGGGCCATCTCGCTGATCGTCACCCTCGCCCTGCCGGCGCCGCACGGCTTCCAGGGGGCCAGTGCGGCCCTCGCCCGGGGCGGGACCTGGGTCGCCCTCGGCTTCATGGGGCTGCTGGCCACCACGCTGGCCTTCTACGTGCAGAGCACCATGCAGGCCCGCCTGGGCGCCACGGAAAGCGCCATCCTGTTCAGCCTGGAGCCCGTCTGGACGGCCGGCATCGCCGTCAGCGGCGTCGTCCCGGGCGTCCTGGAGCACCTGGGCCCCGTGCAGCTGGCGGGCGGCCTCCTGATCCTGGCCGCCACCTTCGTGGCCGAGCTGGGACCGAGGCTGCTGAAGCGGCTCCAGCGGCCGGAACCGGAAGAGGCCATCGGTTAG
- a CDS encoding sigma-54-dependent transcriptional regulator, whose protein sequence is MSLATTQRILLVEDEPGLREVLTLALEGAGFRCEAAAGIEEGQRALRETTFDGVLSDLKLKDGSGIELLTWMKEQGLETPVVIMTAYATTETTVQALNQGAVDFITKPFKHDELIGTLKGLLAATEPAAPPPQDLGELVGVGPIMRKINALIGKVSRADTTVLLTGESGTGKEVVARLIHRYSDRTKGPFVAVNCGALPEALLESELFGFEKGAFTGAGAMKRGLFEEAGGGILFLDEIGEMPLSLQVKLLRVLQERRLRRLGATEERAVDVRVIAATNRDLRARTEAGAFREDLFYRLNILQIELPPLRERPEDLPVLAEHFLRRSCQKLGKAPMQLHADTMAQLLAYRFPGNVRELENLMERCVALNAGGPITKDLLPEGFGQAPAGEGAGRSAPLTIPPDGFDLEAWITALKGHFLKRALEEVGGVKTKAGKRLGMSFRAYRYWLAELGGLEALPQDFPWPSDFPAPAVDEGGGTDTPKDA, encoded by the coding sequence ATGTCCCTCGCCACGACCCAACGGATCCTGCTGGTGGAGGATGAACCCGGCCTCCGGGAGGTGCTGACGTTGGCCCTGGAGGGGGCCGGCTTCCGGTGCGAGGCCGCCGCGGGCATCGAGGAGGGCCAGCGGGCCCTCCGGGAGACCACGTTCGACGGGGTGCTCTCGGATCTGAAGCTGAAGGACGGCTCCGGCATCGAGCTGCTCACCTGGATGAAGGAGCAGGGCCTGGAGACGCCGGTGGTGATCATGACCGCCTACGCCACCACGGAGACCACGGTGCAGGCCCTGAACCAGGGTGCCGTGGACTTCATCACCAAGCCCTTCAAGCACGACGAGCTCATCGGTACGCTGAAGGGCCTGCTGGCCGCCACGGAGCCGGCGGCGCCGCCGCCCCAGGACCTGGGCGAGCTGGTGGGCGTGGGGCCCATCATGCGGAAGATCAATGCCCTCATCGGCAAGGTCTCCCGCGCCGACACCACCGTGCTGCTCACGGGGGAGAGCGGCACGGGCAAGGAGGTGGTGGCCCGGCTCATCCACCGCTACTCGGACCGGACCAAGGGCCCCTTCGTGGCCGTGAACTGCGGGGCGCTGCCGGAGGCCCTGCTGGAGAGCGAGCTGTTCGGCTTCGAGAAGGGCGCCTTCACGGGCGCCGGGGCCATGAAGCGCGGGCTCTTCGAGGAGGCCGGCGGCGGCATCCTGTTCCTGGATGAGATCGGCGAGATGCCCCTGTCCCTCCAGGTGAAGCTGCTGCGGGTGCTCCAGGAGCGCCGGCTGCGCCGCCTGGGCGCCACGGAGGAGCGGGCCGTGGACGTGCGCGTCATCGCCGCCACCAACCGGGACCTGCGGGCCCGGACCGAAGCCGGGGCCTTCCGGGAGGATCTCTTCTACCGGCTGAACATCCTCCAGATCGAGCTGCCGCCGCTGCGGGAGCGGCCCGAGGATCTGCCGGTGCTGGCCGAGCACTTCCTGCGGCGCTCCTGCCAGAAGCTGGGCAAGGCGCCCATGCAGCTCCACGCGGACACCATGGCCCAGCTGCTGGCCTACCGGTTCCCGGGCAACGTGCGGGAGCTGGAGAACCTCATGGAGCGCTGCGTGGCGCTCAACGCCGGCGGCCCCATCACCAAGGACCTGCTGCCGGAGGGCTTCGGCCAGGCTCCGGCCGGGGAGGGGGCCGGCCGTTCCGCCCCCCTGACCATCCCGCCCGACGGGTTCGACCTGGAGGCCTGGATCACGGCCCTGAAGGGCCACTTCCTCAAGCGGGCCCTGGAGGAAGTGGGGGGCGTCAAGACCAAGGCCGGCAAGCGGCTGGGCATGAGCTTCCGGGCCTACCGGTACTGGCTGGCGGAGCTGGGGGGCCTGGAGGCCCTGCCCCAGGACTTCCCGTGGCCCTCCGACTTCCCGGCCCCCGCCGTGGACGAAGGCGGCGGAACCGACACGCCCAAGGACGCATGA